AGTAAAGTTGCCTGCTTCAATCTCTTGCGTAAGCCAAGCCGGCTGTTGCTGTAGTTTCACGTCCCTAAGGAAACGGTAAATATTGAAAAGTCCGTCATTTGAAAGCACAGATTCCCAGGTTACAATACCGTACAGTTTCTGGAGGAACTGGTAAAACTCCACTTCATCATTTGTACGTGGCGAAAATTCGCAGTGTCCGCCTTCGGTAGCGAACGGGCGCATAAATTTGCCGTCCCAGAAAAGACCCGCCTCCCCTAAACCTGCACCCGGAGCAAGTACCGCTATATTGCCGGGCACCACTTTATCCGACTGATGAATGGTATGAAAAGAGCTTGCGTCGTCGTTTCCGAGGCCGTAGGCAGATGCTTCCAAGTCATTGATCAGATATACGTTCGGGATGTTGGTGCGGTGTTTAATTTCTTCGGCATCGAGTTCCCACGGAAGCCTTAACGGTGCACTTTTTCCAGCAATTACGGGGCCCGGCACAGCTACAGCTATTTTAGAAACTGCGGTAAGTTGATGCTCCTGAACGAAACGCATCGCGATTTCTGAAAAGGAACTAAAATCCTGTGTTGGGTATGCTTTTTCAACTGATGAAACGATCTTCCGGTCGCGCGTAGTATAATGTGCAAAGAACGTCTTATCCTTGCGTACATCGGCGGCAACCAGGGAATTATTGTTATTGCGTTCCTCCAGAATAGCGGGCAGGTAAAGCTTAAATTTATTGTTAGCGTCCATTTTTTAATGTTATCAACCAAAGATAATAATTGTTTTTAAAAATCGTAATAAAAAATAAAAAACCTTCCTAAATTAGACACTTAGGAAGGTTACAGCAGCGTTTAAACTGCCAAATTATTTACCAAGAGGAATGTTGTACCCAACACCAACTCCGATCGCGCCGGCGTTGTATTTCTGATCAAGAATTTCACCCTTGTCCCCTGTAAAGGTTTTTTGGTATTGAAGTGAGAAATTCCAGTCTTTGTTGTGGTAACCGATCTCTGGCTTGATATAAAATCCACCGTCAGGTCTTTCTACAGTGCTGTTTTCAGCAACCTGATCATCACCAACGATAAATCCGTACCCAATATCAGTTCCAAGATAGAAACCCATTTGCTTTGGATATACACGGATCAACGCAGCTACAGGAACTACACCGAAATCGTTATTATTGATTCCATCATTTTCACTACCGAAAAAGTGGCTGTAACCAGTTGCGATACCCAGACCGAAGCCTGGCGTCACAAGGTTCTGATAAGATACATCTACCCCAACAGTTCCGCCCGCATTTTCAGCAGGAACAGCGATACCACCGTTAATACCCACTTTCAGCATGTTTCTCATATCTGCGCTCTGCGCACTTACTAAGCCTGCTGTCATCACTCCTAATGCAAGGATTGTTTTCTTCATTGATTTCATAACTACAAATTTTAAGTTTTTACAGAGTGGTTACTTGGCAAAATCGTGCCAAATACAGCCTTAATGCTATGCAAAACCTTGCATGAAAACCACAACAACCTGATCTGTAGACATCTATCATATTAAATAAATTAAACAAGCATTTACATTTTGTCCGAAAGACTGACACTTCCAGCCAAATGTGTTCATTAAAGAGATTCGAGAACTGCTTTTAATTCCTGGTAACCGCCACCATTGTAAACGTCTGTCATGCCCTGCTGCTTAAAATATTCCACGGCTTTTCCGCTGCGGTTTCCGCTTCTGCAGAAAAAAATCTTGGTTCCGCTAAGGTTCACGACTTCCTGTTTTCTTTCTTCCAATTCGCCAAGCGGGATATTCTGCGCTTCCTCGATGTGGCCGTCCATTTCAAGTTCCATACTTTCGCGAACATCGATCAAATGGTAATCTCCGGCCTGTAATACTTCTACTAATGACATAATTTATGATTTTATATTAAGAATTAATTGCTTTACGTAAAAATATTCCGTTAAACGGAATTATAGCAAAACAAAGTTAGGAATTAAGTTTAATTTTGCACCATCAATGAACGCAAACGCTGTAAAATACGCAGAAATCATCAAAGCCAAAGCTCAAAAGTTTGGTTTCCAAAGTTGTGGAATTTCGAAGGCTGAATTTCTCGAGGAAGAGGCCGGGCGTTTTGAAAACTGGCTTAAAAATTCGCATCATGGTGAAATGGCTTACATGGAAAATCATTTCGACAAAAGACTTGATCCGCGTAAACTGGTTGAAGGCTCCAAATCTGTAATTTCGCTTTCCTATAATTATTACCCGGAAGAAAACCTTTCTGATTTTGCTGATTTAAAGATATCTAAATACGCTTACGGCCAAGATTATCACGAAGTCATCAAAGAAATTCTGCGCGAAATGGTTGCAGAACTTAAAAACGAAATCGGCGATTTCGACTGCCGTGTCTTCACGGATTCCGCACCGATTCTCGAACGGAGCTGGGCGCGTAAATCGGGCATCGGCTGGGTCGGCAAAAACGCAAATCTGCTCACCAAACAGCACGGTTCTTTTTATTTTCTGGCTGAAATTATCGCCGACCTCGAGCTAACGGAAGATTACGCGACCACAGATCACTGCGGAAGCTGCCACCGCTGCATTGATGCGTGCCCGACCGGTGCTATTATCGGGGACCGTATTGTGGACGGAAGCAAATGCATTTCTTACGCGACGATTGAGCTGAAGAACGAAATACCCGAAAGTTTCCGCAATAAAATGCAGGACTGGATGTTTGGCTGCGATATCTGCCAGGATGTCTGCCCGTGGAACCGTTTCGCTAAACCTCATCAGCAGGAAAAATTCCACCCAAACCAGATTCTTAAAACCTACCAAAAACAAGACTGGCAGGAACTTACGCAGGAACTATTCTCCGAAATATTCCGCAAATCACCCGTAAAACGGGCTAAATTTTCGGGATTAAAAAGAAATATCGACTTCCTGAGCAAGTAAAAAATTCATCACCGCTTTTTCTGCGATCTCTTGGGTGCTACTTTTACGCGGACTTTGTTTTTCCTGTGTTTTGTAGATTTGGCAGCCATAACAATCTTTTGTGTATCTAAAAGTATTAATAAATCGTGAGCTGCACTCCGTTGGAGGCAGATCGTTTCATTTTTTATTTTTAATACATTTGTTCATGAAGAAATTTCTGCTCGCTGTTCTAAAATCAATCGGTGTTATTCTGGGCATCATCGTCGTTTACGTTATTTTGGTTTTACTCATCCCCTACATTCCGGTTGCTAAAAAACCCGTGGCTGAGAGGCCCGATATCGCAGTTTACATCCTCACAAACGGCATGCACACCGATGTTGTAATGCCCGTACATTCAAAAATAATTAACTGGAACGACGAAATTCCTACCGGAAAAACACGCTCGGGAAGAACAGATTACCGGTATATTTCAATCGGTTGGGGCGATAAAGGCTTCTATCTGGACACGCCGACGTGGGCCGAACTCAAACCTTCAACCGCGGTGAAAGCTGCTTTCTGGCTCAGCGAATCGGCTATGCACTGCACGTATTACGATAAAATGACAGAAAGCGAAGACTGCAGGAAGATTATGCTCACCGAGAAGCAATATGCGGCGCTGGCTGAATTTGTAAAAAGCAAATTCGACCGTGACCAAAACGGTAAACCGATCTTCGTAAAAACCGACGCTGTTTATGGCAAAGACGACACGTTTTATGATGCACAGGGCAGCTACAGCTTCCTCAACACCTGCAACACGTGGACGAATAATGCACTGAAAGCCGCGGGGCAAAAAGCGGCGTTGTGGACAGCGACCGACTTCGGAATCTTTCAGCATTACCCATAAAAAACTCCCTTTTCAGAGAGTTTACAATCAACATTATTTACTTATGAAAAAACTAATTGGGTATTGTTGACAGTTTTATGACTTGTGTTTTACCTTACGGCCAGGCTGAAAAACAAATCGATCTCATCTTTTACGTACACCATCCCGCCCATCTTTTTGGGAGGCACAATGTTGAAATCTGAAAACTTCAGACGCTTATTGCCTACAAGACTGTCGTGATACTCGCTGAATTCGATGTTGTAACTTTTAGTTACGTTCATCATCTTCACTTCTACCAGCGCCGTGAAGCGGTTTGCTTTGAGCTTGGTGAAATTGATGAATTTAATCGTCAGCGCGGGATATTTTTCCGAGTGGAGGGTCTTGCGGAAATCCGCGGTCATGATTTTGTTCTTACAGTCGAAATCTACTACCTGAAGCGGTATATTGGGCAACTGGCTTCCGGAGAATGAATAGATTGAGCGTGAGTTCTGAAAATTAGCATTTACGCATTTGAAGGTTCCGATATTCGTCCACCCGTTGATCACTACACCATTTTTCTGGCCGAAAGCAAGCATTGGAAGGAAGAAGAGGAGCAAAAATATCTGGTAATTTTTCATGACACAAAGATAAAAAAAGGGGTTTTCGCAAACCCCTTCCAAAAAAATATTAAAAATTAGAAACCGATGGTCGCTTCAAACATAATACCGTTGAACTTCCCGCCAGACAATGGAGACTTCTGCTGTTTTGGTGTAGAAGCATCCAATACGTTCCATACGTCGCTTTCGTTGTAAGTTTGACTAACATATTCAATCTTCGCAAGTACGTTTTTGGTCATAAACCAACCTCCTGCAATGTTGAAACGGTCAATCTTTCTTTCTAAAGCACCTTCGTAATCTTTACCGTTAATCGCGTTGTATTTACCACCTAAATAGAATTGCTCTTTTCCACCGAATCTGTAAAGTAATTCCCCAGCGTATTGGTTGTAAGTACCGTCAGAATCTCTAAGTGTAGTTGCGTTAAGTGGCTTGTTACCAGTAACATATTCGTAAGTTCCGAAGAATTCTAAACCTTGATATTTCACGAATGGGTTAATCTGGATCGCAGTCATTTCTTTGAAGTTAGGGTCGAAACGTCCTGTCATTGCGTTGTTTGCGCCCATTGCATCAGATAATGCGCTGTTTACTGTGTTGGTTACCAACAATGGGTAATAATATCTTGATCCTGCTCTGTCGTCACCGTAAAGCTTACCGTTGGTATTCAACCCGTTTGTTTTAATTACGGAACCGGATAATCTTACTCTAAGGTCCTGATCGATCTGTTTGTCGTAAGCCAGTTTACCGTAAATTGAAGGTGCGTTTTCGTTAGTTCCTTTGGTAGCGGTTTGATTAAGTTTACCGTTAGAAAGACCTAACATACCCATGAAGCCGTTTTTGTAGTAATAAACCTCACCGAATGCCTGAGTTGTAAAGGAATCCATGATGTTGTTCTCTACGAAAGGATTGTTGATGGCTTCCGCGTTATCAGTTCTTCTGAAATGCGCATCACCGAAGTTGATTTCGTCCATACCTACTTTCACTCTCACGTCTGTCATCAGGCTGCTCATGAAACCTTCAGAAATGAAATCAAGATTATCTATCTGAATATATCCTCCTTTTACCCACGCTTCGTTGTGGTGACGTGCAGAAAGATAAGTTCTAAGGTGCATTTTCACTCCTTTTGCAAGGTATGCATTGATGTCTAGGTTAGCGGTTGGCAAGTTGAAATCGCTGCCTAAAGTGTTCAGAACATAGTCTGGACCTAATGTAGCTGTAGTTTCGTGATCTAAAGCCTGGAACTGCAGTGCGAAATCGCCACCTACTGATACTTTCACTCCGTCATATTCCGGTGCAGCCACTTTAGGGTCTTCGAAAATGTCACGGGTAGTTTTTTCCGGTGCCAGATAATCGCGCATTGTGCTGGAGTTGTCCTGTGCCTGGAGGCCGGCTGCTGAGAAGATTACGGCGAGCATAGAAACTCTCATTAACATCGTTTTCATATTTTTAAGATTTTATTGTTTCTGAATAATTAGTTTGCACTTACGTTTACACTTATTTTGATGTCGTTACCTGTTTTCACGGTATTCATCATAAATGAAGGAGGCGTTACTCCGTAGTCTGTAAGTTTAATGGCTTCGGTTCCAGTGATGGTGTAGGCTGTTCCGTTTTTCACTACGGTTACCGGGAAGCTTACGGTTTTAGTTACATCGGTTACTTTCAGTTTGCCGGTAATGGTGCCTTTTCCTATGTTCACTGAAGTTGCTGTGAAGGTGATGTTCGGGAATTTATCAGCTTTCATCGCTTTGTAGGCGTTGGTATCCATTGGACCTTTCCCCGATTTTAATGTTTTTGCACCTAAAGTGTAAGTAACGTCGGTAAGAGTGTTACCTGAAACGTTCGCGCTGAATGTGCCGTTGTTGCTGGTCATTGTCCAGTCATGCATTGTTGAGGTTCCGCTTACGGTAGTTTTCACGGTCTTGCTGGTGATCTTCTGTGCGGCAACAAGGCCGGAAAAAAGTCCGAAGGCTAAGACAAGAATCTTGAAGTTTGCTACATTTTTCATAGTATCTAAATTTTAATATTTTTTCTTACTTTATTTCTTCTTCTTTG
This window of the Flavobacteriaceae bacterium 3519-10 genome carries:
- a CDS encoding phage shock protein E → MSLVEVLQAGDYHLIDVRESMELEMDGHIEEAQNIPLGELEERKQEVVNLSGTKIFFCRSGNRSGKAVEYFKQQGMTDVYNGGGYQELKAVLESL
- a CDS encoding Iron-sulfur cluster-binding protein, producing MNANAVKYAEIIKAKAQKFGFQSCGISKAEFLEEEAGRFENWLKNSHHGEMAYMENHFDKRLDPRKLVEGSKSVISLSYNYYPEENLSDFADLKISKYAYGQDYHEVIKEILREMVAELKNEIGDFDCRVFTDSAPILERSWARKSGIGWVGKNANLLTKQHGSFYFLAEIIADLELTEDYATTDHCGSCHRCIDACPTGAIIGDRIVDGSKCISYATIELKNEIPESFRNKMQDWMFGCDICQDVCPWNRFAKPHQQEKFHPNQILKTYQKQDWQELTQELFSEIFRKSPVKRAKFSGLKRNIDFLSK
- a CDS encoding Glucokinase; the protein is MDANNKFKLYLPAILEERNNNNSLVAADVRKDKTFFAHYTTRDRKIVSSVEKAYPTQDFSSFSEIAMRFVQEHQLTAVSKIAVAVPGPVIAGKSAPLRLPWELDAEEIKHRTNIPNVYLINDLEASAYGLGNDDASSFHTIHQSDKVVPGNIAVLAPGAGLGEAGLFWDGKFMRPFATEGGHCEFSPRTNDEVEFYQFLQKLYGIVTWESVLSNDGLFNIYRFLRDVKLQQQPAWLTQEIEAGNFTEAVINGALENRDRICNMTIDTFMIFLAREANSLVLKLKATGGLFLSGEIPVMLHKYLNNDKFYKNFIVSDKMEVLLRDIPIYLVKDQKTIIQGAALYAAFSGE